In one Dunckerocampus dactyliophorus isolate RoL2022-P2 chromosome 9, RoL_Ddac_1.1, whole genome shotgun sequence genomic region, the following are encoded:
- the glra2 gene encoding glycine receptor subunit alpha-2 isoform X5 encodes MRRSFVMILGALLAYFMETNNFRLVDAKEHDPRSSSSMSPSDFLDSLMGRTSGYDARIRPNFKGPPVNVSCNIFINSFGSIAETTMDYRVNIFLRQKWNDPRLAYSKYPDSSLDLDPSMLDSIWKPDLFFANEKGANFHDVTTDNKLLRIFKNGNVLYSIRLTLILSCPMDLKNFPMDVQTCTMQLESFGYTMNDLIFEWLEKGAVQVSDGLTLPQFIMREEKELGYCTKHYNTGKFTCIEVKFHLERQMGYYLIQMYIPSLLIVILSWVSFWINMDAAPARVALGITTVLTMTTQSSGSRASLPKVSYVKAIDIWMAVCLLFVFAALLEYAGVNFVSRQQKEFLRLRRRQRKNHKDEDMRDGRFNFAGYSVNQCLPTKDGSAVKNAAPAPNPQQLVPKDTDIMKKKFVDRAKRIDTISRAAFPLAFLIFNVFYWITYKIVRHEDIHKN; translated from the exons ATGCGTCGCTCCTTCGTGATGATTTTGGGAGCTTTGCTTGCGTATTTCATGGAGACGAACAACTTCAG GCTTGTGGACGCCAAGGAGCACGACCCCAGGTCCTCCTCCAGCATGTCTCCATCGGACTTTCTGGACTCACTCATGGGTCGAACGTCCGGGTACGACGCGCGAATACGACCCAATTTTAAAG GTCCGCCTGTTAATGTTAGCTGCAACATATTTATCAACAGCTTTGGTTCTATAGCAGAAACTACAATG GATTACAGAGTGAATATCTTCCTGCGGCAGAAGTGGAATGACCCCCGTTTGGCGTACAGCAAATACCCCGACTCCTCCCTGGACTTGGACCCATCCATGTTGGACTCCATATGGAAGCCCGACCTCTTCTTTGCCAACGAGAAGGGCGCCAACTTCCACGATGTCACCACGGACAACAAGCTGTTGAGGATCTTCAAGAATGGGAATGTCCTCTACAGTATTAg ATTGACTCTCATCCTGTCCTGCCCGATGGATCTGAAGAACTTTCCCATGGACGTCCAGACTTGTACGATGCAACTGGAGAGTT TCGGCTATACCATGAACGACCTGATCTTCGAGTGGCTGGAGAAGGGCGCCGTGCAGGTGTCAGACGGTCTGACACTGCCTCAGTTCATCATGAGGGAGGAGAAGGAGCTGGGCTACTGCACCAAACACTACAACACCG GCAAATTCACCTGCATTGAGGTGAAATTCCATCTGGAGCGTCAGATGGGCTACTATCTGATCCAGATGTACATCCCCTCCCTCCTCATTGTCATCCTCTCATGGGTGTCTTTTTGGATCAACATGGATGCTGCTCCTGCCAGAGTGGCACTGGGTATCACCACAGTGCTCACCATGACCACACAAAGCTCCGGCTCTCGAGCTTCTCTTCCAAAG GTCTCTTACGTGAAAGCCATTGATATCTGGATGGCGGTGTGTCTGCTCTTCGTATTTGCTGCATTGCTCGAATACGCTGGGGTAAATTTCGTCTCCAGGCAACAGAAAGAGTTCCTCCGCTTGAGGCGAAGACAAAGGAAGAATCACAAG GATGAAGACATGCGTGACGGCCGTTTTAATTTTGCTGGCTACAGTGTGAATCAGTGTCTGCCAACAAAAGACGGCTCAGCTGTTAAGAACGCCGCTCCGGCCCCGAACCCTCAGCAGTTGGTCCCAAAAGACACGGATATCATGAAGAAGAAGTTTGTGGACCGGGCTAAGAGGATAGACACAATCTCTCGAGCTGCCTTCCCTCTGGCCTTCCTCATCTTTAACGTCTTCTACTGGATCACCTACAAGATCGTCAGGCACGAGGACATCCACAAAAACTAA
- the glra2 gene encoding glycine receptor subunit alpha-2 isoform X2, whose translation MRRSFVMILGALLAYFMETNNFSFGSVTEATMDYRVNIFLRQKWNDPRLAYSKYPDSSLDLDPSMLDSIWKPDLFFANEKGANFHDVTTDNKLLRIFKNGNVLYSIRLTLILSCPMDLKNFPMDVQTCTMQLESFGYTMNDLIFEWLEKGAVQVSDGLTLPQFIMREEKELGYCTKHYNTGKFTCIEVKFHLERQMGYYLIQMYIPSLLIVILSWVSFWINMDAAPARVALGITTVLTMTTQSSGSRASLPKVSYVKAIDIWMAVCLLFVFAALLEYAGVNFVSRQQKEFLRLRRRQRKNHKDEDMRDGRFNFAGYSVNQCLPTKDGSAVKNAAPAPNPQQLVPKDTDIMKKKFVDRAKRIDTISRAAFPLAFLIFNVFYWITYKIVRHEDIHKN comes from the exons ATGCGTCGCTCCTTCGTGATGATTTTGGGAGCTTTGCTTGCGTATTTCATGGAGACGAACAACTTCAG TTTTGGCTCAGTCACAGAGGCTACCATG GATTACAGAGTGAATATCTTCCTGCGGCAGAAGTGGAATGACCCCCGTTTGGCGTACAGCAAATACCCCGACTCCTCCCTGGACTTGGACCCATCCATGTTGGACTCCATATGGAAGCCCGACCTCTTCTTTGCCAACGAGAAGGGCGCCAACTTCCACGATGTCACCACGGACAACAAGCTGTTGAGGATCTTCAAGAATGGGAATGTCCTCTACAGTATTAg ATTGACTCTCATCCTGTCCTGCCCGATGGATCTGAAGAACTTTCCCATGGACGTCCAGACTTGTACGATGCAACTGGAGAGTT TCGGCTATACCATGAACGACCTGATCTTCGAGTGGCTGGAGAAGGGCGCCGTGCAGGTGTCAGACGGTCTGACACTGCCTCAGTTCATCATGAGGGAGGAGAAGGAGCTGGGCTACTGCACCAAACACTACAACACCG GCAAATTCACCTGCATTGAGGTGAAATTCCATCTGGAGCGTCAGATGGGCTACTATCTGATCCAGATGTACATCCCCTCCCTCCTCATTGTCATCCTCTCATGGGTGTCTTTTTGGATCAACATGGATGCTGCTCCTGCCAGAGTGGCACTGGGTATCACCACAGTGCTCACCATGACCACACAAAGCTCCGGCTCTCGAGCTTCTCTTCCAAAG GTCTCTTACGTGAAAGCCATTGATATCTGGATGGCGGTGTGTCTGCTCTTCGTATTTGCTGCATTGCTCGAATACGCTGGGGTAAATTTCGTCTCCAGGCAACAGAAAGAGTTCCTCCGCTTGAGGCGAAGACAAAGGAAGAATCACAAG GATGAAGACATGCGTGACGGCCGTTTTAATTTTGCTGGCTACAGTGTGAATCAGTGTCTGCCAACAAAAGACGGCTCAGCTGTTAAGAACGCCGCTCCGGCCCCGAACCCTCAGCAGTTGGTCCCAAAAGACACGGATATCATGAAGAAGAAGTTTGTGGACCGGGCTAAGAGGATAGACACAATCTCTCGAGCTGCCTTCCCTCTGGCCTTCCTCATCTTTAACGTCTTCTACTGGATCACCTACAAGATCGTCAGGCACGAGGACATCCACAAAAACTAA
- the glra2 gene encoding glycine receptor subunit alpha-2 isoform X4 yields MDYRVNIFLRQKWNDPRLAYSKYPDSSLDLDPSMLDSIWKPDLFFANEKGANFHDVTTDNKLLRIFKNGNVLYSIRLTLILSCPMDLKNFPMDVQTCTMQLESFGYTMNDLIFEWLEKGAVQVSDGLTLPQFIMREEKELGYCTKHYNTGKFTCIEVKFHLERQMGYYLIQMYIPSLLIVILSWVSFWINMDAAPARVALGITTVLTMTTQSSGSRASLPKVSYVKAIDIWMAVCLLFVFAALLEYAGVNFVSRQQKEFLRLRRRQRKNHKDEDMRDGRFNFAGYSVNQCLPTKDGSAVKNAAPAPNPQQLVPKDTDIMKKKFVDRAKRIDTISRAAFPLAFLIFNVFYWITYKIVRHEDIHKN; encoded by the exons ATG GATTACAGAGTGAATATCTTCCTGCGGCAGAAGTGGAATGACCCCCGTTTGGCGTACAGCAAATACCCCGACTCCTCCCTGGACTTGGACCCATCCATGTTGGACTCCATATGGAAGCCCGACCTCTTCTTTGCCAACGAGAAGGGCGCCAACTTCCACGATGTCACCACGGACAACAAGCTGTTGAGGATCTTCAAGAATGGGAATGTCCTCTACAGTATTAg ATTGACTCTCATCCTGTCCTGCCCGATGGATCTGAAGAACTTTCCCATGGACGTCCAGACTTGTACGATGCAACTGGAGAGTT TCGGCTATACCATGAACGACCTGATCTTCGAGTGGCTGGAGAAGGGCGCCGTGCAGGTGTCAGACGGTCTGACACTGCCTCAGTTCATCATGAGGGAGGAGAAGGAGCTGGGCTACTGCACCAAACACTACAACACCG GCAAATTCACCTGCATTGAGGTGAAATTCCATCTGGAGCGTCAGATGGGCTACTATCTGATCCAGATGTACATCCCCTCCCTCCTCATTGTCATCCTCTCATGGGTGTCTTTTTGGATCAACATGGATGCTGCTCCTGCCAGAGTGGCACTGGGTATCACCACAGTGCTCACCATGACCACACAAAGCTCCGGCTCTCGAGCTTCTCTTCCAAAG GTCTCTTACGTGAAAGCCATTGATATCTGGATGGCGGTGTGTCTGCTCTTCGTATTTGCTGCATTGCTCGAATACGCTGGGGTAAATTTCGTCTCCAGGCAACAGAAAGAGTTCCTCCGCTTGAGGCGAAGACAAAGGAAGAATCACAAG GATGAAGACATGCGTGACGGCCGTTTTAATTTTGCTGGCTACAGTGTGAATCAGTGTCTGCCAACAAAAGACGGCTCAGCTGTTAAGAACGCCGCTCCGGCCCCGAACCCTCAGCAGTTGGTCCCAAAAGACACGGATATCATGAAGAAGAAGTTTGTGGACCGGGCTAAGAGGATAGACACAATCTCTCGAGCTGCCTTCCCTCTGGCCTTCCTCATCTTTAACGTCTTCTACTGGATCACCTACAAGATCGTCAGGCACGAGGACATCCACAAAAACTAA
- the glra2 gene encoding glycine receptor subunit alpha-2 isoform X6 — translation MRRSFVMILGALLAYFMETNNFRLVDAKEHDPRSSSSMSPSDFLDSLMGRTSGYDARIRPNFKGPPVNVTCNIFINSFGSVTEATMDYRVNIFLRQKWNDPRLAYSKYPDSSLDLDPSMLDSIWKPDLFFANEKGANFHDVTTDNKLLRIFKNGNVLYSIRLTLILSCPMDLKNFPMDVQTCTMQLESFGYTMNDLIFEWLEKGAVQVSDGLTLPQFIMREEKELGYCTKHYNTGKFTCIEVKFHLERQMGYYLIQMYIPSLLIVILSWVSFWINMDAAPARVALGITTVLTMTTQSSGSRASLPKVSYVKAIDIWMAVCLLFVFAALLEYAGVNFVSRQQKEFLRLRRRQRKNHKDEDMRDGRFNFAGYSVNQCLPTKDGSAVKNAAPAPNPQQLVPKDTDIMKKKFVDRAKRIDTISRAAFPLAFLIFNVFYWITYKIVRHEDIHKN, via the exons ATGCGTCGCTCCTTCGTGATGATTTTGGGAGCTTTGCTTGCGTATTTCATGGAGACGAACAACTTCAG GCTTGTGGACGCCAAGGAGCACGACCCCAGGTCCTCCTCCAGCATGTCTCCATCGGACTTTCTGGACTCACTCATGGGTCGAACGTCCGGGTACGACGCGCGAATACGACCCAATTTTAAAG GTCCCCCCGTAAACGTTACATGCAATATTTTTATCAACAGTTTTGGCTCAGTCACAGAGGCTACCATG GATTACAGAGTGAATATCTTCCTGCGGCAGAAGTGGAATGACCCCCGTTTGGCGTACAGCAAATACCCCGACTCCTCCCTGGACTTGGACCCATCCATGTTGGACTCCATATGGAAGCCCGACCTCTTCTTTGCCAACGAGAAGGGCGCCAACTTCCACGATGTCACCACGGACAACAAGCTGTTGAGGATCTTCAAGAATGGGAATGTCCTCTACAGTATTAg ATTGACTCTCATCCTGTCCTGCCCGATGGATCTGAAGAACTTTCCCATGGACGTCCAGACTTGTACGATGCAACTGGAGAGTT TCGGCTATACCATGAACGACCTGATCTTCGAGTGGCTGGAGAAGGGCGCCGTGCAGGTGTCAGACGGTCTGACACTGCCTCAGTTCATCATGAGGGAGGAGAAGGAGCTGGGCTACTGCACCAAACACTACAACACCG GCAAATTCACCTGCATTGAGGTGAAATTCCATCTGGAGCGTCAGATGGGCTACTATCTGATCCAGATGTACATCCCCTCCCTCCTCATTGTCATCCTCTCATGGGTGTCTTTTTGGATCAACATGGATGCTGCTCCTGCCAGAGTGGCACTGGGTATCACCACAGTGCTCACCATGACCACACAAAGCTCCGGCTCTCGAGCTTCTCTTCCAAAG GTCTCTTACGTGAAAGCCATTGATATCTGGATGGCGGTGTGTCTGCTCTTCGTATTTGCTGCATTGCTCGAATACGCTGGGGTAAATTTCGTCTCCAGGCAACAGAAAGAGTTCCTCCGCTTGAGGCGAAGACAAAGGAAGAATCACAAG GATGAAGACATGCGTGACGGCCGTTTTAATTTTGCTGGCTACAGTGTGAATCAGTGTCTGCCAACAAAAGACGGCTCAGCTGTTAAGAACGCCGCTCCGGCCCCGAACCCTCAGCAGTTGGTCCCAAAAGACACGGATATCATGAAGAAGAAGTTTGTGGACCGGGCTAAGAGGATAGACACAATCTCTCGAGCTGCCTTCCCTCTGGCCTTCCTCATCTTTAACGTCTTCTACTGGATCACCTACAAGATCGTCAGGCACGAGGACATCCACAAAAACTAA
- the glra2 gene encoding glycine receptor subunit alpha-2 isoform X1, with translation MNQCSPAGSKPAHPNVIVIPSHRSPRKRYMQYFYQQFWLSHRGYHGPPVNVSCNIFINSFGSIAETTMDYRVNIFLRQKWNDPRLAYSKYPDSSLDLDPSMLDSIWKPDLFFANEKGANFHDVTTDNKLLRIFKNGNVLYSIRLTLILSCPMDLKNFPMDVQTCTMQLESFGYTMNDLIFEWLEKGAVQVSDGLTLPQFIMREEKELGYCTKHYNTGKFTCIEVKFHLERQMGYYLIQMYIPSLLIVILSWVSFWINMDAAPARVALGITTVLTMTTQSSGSRASLPKVSYVKAIDIWMAVCLLFVFAALLEYAGVNFVSRQQKEFLRLRRRQRKNHKDEDMRDGRFNFAGYSVNQCLPTKDGSAVKNAAPAPNPQQLVPKDTDIMKKKFVDRAKRIDTISRAAFPLAFLIFNVFYWITYKIVRHEDIHKN, from the exons ATGAATCAATGCAGCCCAGCAGGAAGTAAACCAGCACATCCAAACGTCATTGTCATTCCATCCCACAGGTCCCCCCGTAAACGTTACATGCAATATTTTTATCAACAGTTTTGGCTCAGTCACAGAGGCTACCATG GTCCGCCTGTTAATGTTAGCTGCAACATATTTATCAACAGCTTTGGTTCTATAGCAGAAACTACAATG GATTACAGAGTGAATATCTTCCTGCGGCAGAAGTGGAATGACCCCCGTTTGGCGTACAGCAAATACCCCGACTCCTCCCTGGACTTGGACCCATCCATGTTGGACTCCATATGGAAGCCCGACCTCTTCTTTGCCAACGAGAAGGGCGCCAACTTCCACGATGTCACCACGGACAACAAGCTGTTGAGGATCTTCAAGAATGGGAATGTCCTCTACAGTATTAg ATTGACTCTCATCCTGTCCTGCCCGATGGATCTGAAGAACTTTCCCATGGACGTCCAGACTTGTACGATGCAACTGGAGAGTT TCGGCTATACCATGAACGACCTGATCTTCGAGTGGCTGGAGAAGGGCGCCGTGCAGGTGTCAGACGGTCTGACACTGCCTCAGTTCATCATGAGGGAGGAGAAGGAGCTGGGCTACTGCACCAAACACTACAACACCG GCAAATTCACCTGCATTGAGGTGAAATTCCATCTGGAGCGTCAGATGGGCTACTATCTGATCCAGATGTACATCCCCTCCCTCCTCATTGTCATCCTCTCATGGGTGTCTTTTTGGATCAACATGGATGCTGCTCCTGCCAGAGTGGCACTGGGTATCACCACAGTGCTCACCATGACCACACAAAGCTCCGGCTCTCGAGCTTCTCTTCCAAAG GTCTCTTACGTGAAAGCCATTGATATCTGGATGGCGGTGTGTCTGCTCTTCGTATTTGCTGCATTGCTCGAATACGCTGGGGTAAATTTCGTCTCCAGGCAACAGAAAGAGTTCCTCCGCTTGAGGCGAAGACAAAGGAAGAATCACAAG GATGAAGACATGCGTGACGGCCGTTTTAATTTTGCTGGCTACAGTGTGAATCAGTGTCTGCCAACAAAAGACGGCTCAGCTGTTAAGAACGCCGCTCCGGCCCCGAACCCTCAGCAGTTGGTCCCAAAAGACACGGATATCATGAAGAAGAAGTTTGTGGACCGGGCTAAGAGGATAGACACAATCTCTCGAGCTGCCTTCCCTCTGGCCTTCCTCATCTTTAACGTCTTCTACTGGATCACCTACAAGATCGTCAGGCACGAGGACATCCACAAAAACTAA